In Plantibacter sp. PA-3-X8, one DNA window encodes the following:
- the aztB gene encoding zinc ABC transporter permease AztB, whose protein sequence is MTWITEPFTAAFLLRALVGGLLVAAVCGVVGTWVVLRGLAFLGEAMAHGMLPGVATAALLGLPPVAGAAVSAVVMTAGVSLVSRRGRLSHDTSIGLLFVGMLALGVIIVSSSRSFATDLTAILFGDILAIRPADLVGLAIALLVTVGVAVAFHRPFVALAFDRRVAQTMDLRPRLAHAMLVGLVTLAVVASYSAVGTLLVVALLLGPPVAAAHWARRIPLIMLLATGFGGLAVLLGLLLSWYGDTAAGASIAACSILLATVSWGARALVGRLRRPIDRHLDHPDDHLTEPTHLESAPCTDSSDRPSDQAASARPTTGSPAPHAPRSLSAPSH, encoded by the coding sequence ATGACCTGGATCACCGAGCCGTTCACCGCGGCCTTCCTCCTGCGCGCCCTCGTCGGCGGTCTGCTGGTGGCGGCCGTCTGCGGTGTCGTCGGCACCTGGGTCGTCCTCCGCGGCCTCGCGTTCCTCGGGGAGGCGATGGCCCACGGCATGCTGCCCGGCGTCGCCACCGCGGCACTCCTCGGCCTGCCGCCGGTCGCCGGCGCGGCCGTCAGCGCGGTCGTCATGACCGCCGGCGTCAGTCTCGTCTCGCGGCGCGGCAGGCTGTCCCACGACACCTCGATCGGTCTCCTCTTCGTCGGCATGCTGGCCCTCGGGGTCATCATCGTGTCGTCGAGCAGATCGTTCGCCACGGACCTCACGGCGATCCTCTTCGGCGACATCCTCGCCATCCGGCCCGCGGACCTGGTGGGCCTCGCCATCGCACTCCTCGTCACCGTGGGCGTCGCGGTCGCATTCCACCGCCCGTTCGTCGCCCTCGCCTTCGACCGCCGGGTCGCCCAGACCATGGATCTCCGGCCGCGACTCGCCCATGCGATGCTCGTCGGCCTCGTGACGCTCGCAGTCGTCGCCTCGTACAGCGCCGTCGGCACCCTGCTCGTCGTGGCGCTCCTCCTCGGGCCGCCCGTCGCCGCGGCCCACTGGGCGCGTCGCATCCCGCTCATCATGCTGCTCGCCACGGGTTTCGGCGGCCTCGCCGTGCTGCTCGGCCTCCTCCTCTCCTGGTACGGCGACACCGCGGCCGGAGCGTCCATCGCCGCCTGCTCGATCCTGCTCGCCACGGTGTCGTGGGGCGCGCGGGCGCTCGTCGGGCGGCTCCGGCGGCCCATCGACCGACACCTCGACCACCCCGACGACCACCTCACCGAACCGACCCACCTGGAAAGCGCACCGTGCACCGACTCCTCCGACCGACCATCCGACCAGGCGGCATCCGCCCGACCGACGACCGGCTCCCCCGCGCCACACGCACCGCGCTCGCTCTCGGCGCCCTCGCACTGA
- a CDS encoding SDR family NAD(P)-dependent oxidoreductase — MTWNADSLPDQTGRVVLVTGANAGLGFWTSLGLARAGAEVVLASRSATKTQAAMRAIRVKVPDARLSHLPFDTSSLDSVRAAGERLADLDRLDALVANAGMVHMPKERQETSDGIELVFATNVVGHAALLAEALPVLQRTADAHDSAPRVVLLGSLSTLLVRFHGDDLQLRDEYSGWQAYAQSKIALSSLGFELDRRLAASHSTVRALVAHPGYSVNGLDRRVPGVNEPTRGRRFSDALQSVYAQSKQRGAEPTLRAITDEAADGGWFYGPQWLTKGDAVRQTPAAITTDRDVAAALWTDLERLIGTPILPTP; from the coding sequence ATGACCTGGAACGCCGACTCCCTGCCCGATCAGACCGGACGCGTCGTCCTCGTCACCGGAGCGAACGCCGGCCTCGGCTTCTGGACGAGTCTCGGACTCGCGCGAGCGGGCGCGGAGGTCGTTCTCGCGTCGCGGAGTGCGACCAAGACGCAGGCGGCGATGCGGGCGATCCGGGTGAAGGTGCCCGATGCCCGACTCAGTCACCTCCCCTTCGACACCTCCTCGCTCGACTCGGTGCGTGCGGCGGGCGAGCGACTCGCGGACCTCGACCGCCTCGACGCCCTCGTCGCGAACGCCGGCATGGTGCACATGCCGAAGGAGCGGCAGGAGACGTCCGACGGCATCGAGCTGGTCTTCGCGACGAACGTCGTCGGCCACGCCGCCCTGCTCGCCGAGGCCCTGCCGGTGTTGCAGCGCACGGCGGATGCGCACGATTCCGCGCCGCGCGTCGTGCTCCTCGGAAGCCTCTCCACCCTGCTCGTCCGGTTCCACGGCGACGACCTGCAGCTCCGCGACGAGTACAGCGGCTGGCAGGCGTACGCCCAGTCGAAGATCGCCCTCTCATCGCTCGGCTTCGAGCTCGACCGTCGGCTCGCGGCGTCGCACAGCACCGTCCGGGCACTCGTCGCGCACCCCGGCTACTCGGTCAACGGACTCGACCGTCGCGTCCCCGGCGTCAACGAGCCGACCCGCGGGCGCCGCTTCTCCGACGCCCTGCAGTCCGTCTACGCGCAGAGCAAGCAGCGGGGTGCCGAGCCGACGCTCCGGGCGATCACCGACGAAGCGGCCGACGGCGGTTGGTTCTACGGTCCCCAGTGGCTCACGAAGGGCGACGCCGTGCGGCAGACCCCGGCAGCGATCACGACCGACCGGGACGTCGCGGCGGCGCTCTGGACCGACCTCGAGCGGCTCATCGGCACGCCCATCCTCCCGACCCCGTGA
- the aztA gene encoding zinc ABC transporter ATP-binding protein AztA, translating to MRSATSTPRPPMSGRPVGSGIRLHDVSAEYDGARVLHGISVEVGAAAITVVTGANGAGKSTLLAVIAGLHRPTSGGVDGLDGRSAAYVPQRSAVPERFPVTVRDVASMGRWPTLRRWWGRLGARDRRIVDESLTRLDVLHLAGRSFGELSGGQRQRVLVAQALAREADLLLLDEPTVGLDHAAGLAIREVLRAEADRGATVVEVTHDPVAVAEADARVHLEAGCLVEDPR from the coding sequence ATGCGATCCGCGACGAGCACCCCTCGCCCTCCGATGTCGGGACGGCCCGTCGGGTCCGGCATCCGACTCCACGACGTGTCGGCCGAGTACGACGGCGCGCGCGTCCTGCACGGGATCTCAGTCGAGGTCGGGGCGGCCGCCATCACCGTCGTCACCGGGGCGAACGGAGCGGGGAAGTCCACGCTGCTCGCGGTGATCGCGGGCCTCCACCGACCGACCTCGGGCGGCGTCGACGGCCTCGACGGTCGGTCGGCCGCGTACGTCCCGCAACGCAGCGCCGTGCCTGAGCGCTTCCCGGTCACGGTGCGCGACGTCGCGTCGATGGGACGCTGGCCGACGCTGCGTCGCTGGTGGGGTCGACTCGGGGCTCGGGACCGACGCATCGTCGACGAGAGCCTCACCCGCCTCGACGTCCTGCACCTCGCCGGGCGCTCCTTCGGCGAGCTGTCGGGCGGGCAGCGCCAGCGGGTCCTCGTCGCGCAGGCGCTCGCGCGTGAGGCCGACCTCCTGCTGCTCGACGAGCCGACCGTCGGCCTCGACCATGCTGCCGGGCTGGCGATCCGCGAGGTGCTCCGGGCGGAGGCCGACCGTGGCGCGACGGTGGTGGAGGTGACGCATGATCCGGTCGCGGTCGCGGAGGCCGACGCGCGGGTGCACCTCGAGGCGGGATGTCTCGTCGAGGATCCGCGGTGA
- a CDS encoding chorismate mutase: protein MSQAEQQPEPTTGAAAADAQAATERLGRLRSSIDNIDAALVHLLAERFKCTQEVGRLKAEHDMPASDPAREQRQITRLRALAEESHLDPAFAEKWFNFVVAEVIHHHERLANQH from the coding sequence ATGAGCCAGGCCGAGCAGCAACCCGAACCCACGACCGGCGCCGCTGCGGCGGACGCCCAGGCGGCCACCGAGCGATTGGGCCGCCTGCGGAGCAGTATCGACAACATCGACGCGGCACTCGTCCACCTGCTGGCGGAGCGGTTCAAGTGCACCCAGGAGGTCGGTCGCCTGAAGGCCGAGCACGACATGCCTGCGAGCGACCCGGCTCGCGAACAGCGGCAGATCACCCGTCTCCGGGCGCTCGCCGAGGAGTCGCACCTCGATCCGGCCTTCGCCGAGAAGTGGTTCAACTTCGTCGTCGCCGAGGTCATCCACCACCACGAGCGTCTCGCCAACCAGCACTGA
- a CDS encoding FadR/GntR family transcriptional regulator, giving the protein MSAVDTAFHGLRHMIASGRLVAGQRFPAENELCDELGVSRGSLREAVRMLAALGIIESRHGSGTYVSMLRPEEIIGSLSLTVDLLPLDGLLQMYELRRVLETHATSQAAARASDEVRAELAELVEAMERTTDPAESSELDHRFHELIARTAGNATLTALLQVFRSRSRAYDVFSLPAGDELRRVSNRGHRAMTEAILSRDPVGAAGAASAHVAQTEEWLRVLQPPATPAD; this is encoded by the coding sequence ATGTCCGCAGTCGACACCGCGTTCCACGGCCTGCGACACATGATCGCGTCGGGACGGCTCGTGGCGGGGCAGCGGTTCCCGGCCGAGAACGAGCTCTGCGACGAACTCGGCGTGTCCCGCGGGTCCCTGCGTGAGGCCGTCCGCATGCTGGCCGCCCTCGGGATCATCGAGTCGCGGCACGGCTCGGGCACCTACGTGTCGATGCTCCGGCCCGAGGAGATCATCGGCAGCCTGTCGCTCACGGTCGACCTCCTCCCCCTCGACGGTCTCCTGCAGATGTACGAGCTGCGGCGGGTGCTCGAGACCCATGCCACCTCGCAGGCGGCCGCTCGCGCGAGCGATGAGGTGCGCGCCGAACTCGCCGAACTCGTGGAGGCGATGGAACGGACGACCGACCCCGCCGAGTCGAGCGAGCTGGACCACCGGTTCCACGAACTCATCGCGCGGACGGCCGGGAACGCCACGCTGACGGCCCTGCTGCAGGTCTTCCGGTCGCGCTCGCGAGCCTACGACGTCTTCAGCCTCCCCGCCGGCGACGAGCTGCGTCGCGTCAGCAACCGCGGACACCGGGCGATGACCGAGGCGATCCTCTCGCGCGACCCCGTCGGCGCGGCCGGGGCGGCGTCAGCGCACGTCGCGCAGACCGAGGAGTGGTTGCGGGTCCTGCAGCCGCCGGCGACCCCCGCCGACTGA